Proteins encoded in a region of the Clostridium butyricum genome:
- the rplU gene encoding 50S ribosomal protein L21, with product MYAVLKTGGKQYRVQEGDVIYVEKLDAEVDSTVELEEVLAVGTDAGIKVGAPVVAGAKVVAKVAAQGKAKKVIVFKYKAKKDYRRKNGHRQPYTKLVIEKIEA from the coding sequence ATGTACGCAGTATTAAAAACAGGTGGAAAACAATACAGAGTTCAAGAAGGAGACGTAATATACGTTGAAAAATTAGACGCTGAAGTTGATTCTACAGTTGAATTAGAAGAAGTATTAGCAGTAGGAACTGATGCAGGTATCAAAGTTGGTGCTCCAGTTGTTGCAGGTGCTAAAGTTGTAGCTAAGGTTGCAGCTCAAGGTAAGGCTAAGAAGGTTATAGTTTTCAAGTATAAAGCTAAGAAAGACTATAGAAGAAAGAATGGACACAGACAACCTTACACTAAGTTAGTTATCGAAAAGATAGAAGCTTAA
- a CDS encoding Rne/Rng family ribonuclease — MKEIFIERRENILRIAVKVNNELVESIVEEQNDEPIIGEIYKARVKNILPAINSIFIDMGLSKEGYMYYGNDLKDANIKKGDDILVEVVKEPINDKGAKLSHKVSIPGKYVVLNCYNQGISFSKRITDEIRKKEILDNIKPLDDVSITIRTEGINTDINILQKEIDKLYGEFENIKRKMKYSNELKKLYGEDPTLNRLLRNSYNDENTKIYVDNDSDFEKILKFIGEEKELQVEKYNGYRNLFDCYGIEKELIKLRHNKVNLHCGGYIVIDKTEAMYVIDVNSGKNIKERNFNKTILETNLEAAKEIGKQIRLRNLSGIIVVDFIDMRDRKQKEIVMSELYSSLKEDKGNVKIFPFTELDLVQIARRRQGKSIYEYMEEECSRCKGRGIILKLSYIEGLIRNEIIRMKEENSIDSFKIEIDSVYKDRIKDDIFSFIKEIDGLDNEIYLDYVDGIEGYRIEPLLFQTQKENLKKLKITEIEKA; from the coding sequence GTGAAGGAAATTTTTATAGAGAGAAGAGAAAATATCTTAAGAATTGCAGTAAAGGTTAATAATGAACTTGTTGAGAGTATTGTTGAGGAGCAGAATGATGAGCCTATAATAGGCGAAATTTATAAAGCCAGAGTAAAAAATATACTTCCTGCAATTAATTCAATATTTATAGATATGGGATTATCAAAAGAAGGATATATGTACTATGGTAATGACCTTAAAGATGCAAATATAAAAAAGGGTGATGACATACTTGTCGAAGTTGTAAAAGAACCTATAAACGATAAAGGTGCAAAACTTAGTCATAAAGTTTCGATTCCAGGAAAGTATGTTGTTTTGAATTGTTATAATCAAGGAATCAGTTTTTCTAAAAGAATAACTGATGAAATTAGAAAAAAAGAAATTTTAGATAATATAAAACCTTTAGATGATGTGAGTATCACAATAAGAACAGAAGGAATAAATACAGACATAAATATTTTACAAAAGGAAATAGACAAACTCTATGGAGAATTTGAAAATATTAAAAGAAAGATGAAGTATTCTAATGAATTAAAAAAGCTTTATGGTGAAGATCCTACTTTAAATAGACTTTTGAGAAATTCATATAATGATGAAAATACTAAAATATATGTAGATAATGACTCTGATTTTGAAAAGATACTTAAGTTTATTGGCGAAGAAAAAGAACTTCAAGTTGAAAAGTATAACGGATATAGAAATCTTTTTGACTGCTATGGAATAGAAAAAGAATTAATAAAATTAAGACATAATAAAGTTAATCTTCATTGTGGTGGATATATAGTTATAGATAAAACAGAAGCTATGTATGTAATTGATGTTAATAGTGGTAAAAATATAAAGGAAAGAAACTTTAATAAGACTATTCTTGAAACTAATTTAGAAGCTGCAAAAGAAATAGGAAAACAGATAAGACTTAGAAATTTAAGTGGAATTATAGTTGTTGACTTTATAGATATGAGAGATAGAAAGCAAAAAGAAATCGTTATGTCTGAACTTTACAGTAGTTTAAAAGAAGATAAAGGGAATGTGAAAATCTTCCCATTTACAGAGCTTGATCTTGTTCAAATTGCAAGACGTAGGCAAGGGAAAAGCATCTATGAATATATGGAAGAAGAATGTTCAAGATGTAAAGGTAGAGGAATAATTTTAAAATTATCTTATATTGAAGGTCTTATTAGAAACGAGATTATAAGAATGAAAGAAGAAAATTCTATAGACAGTTTTAAGATAGAAATAGATAGTGTTTATAAAGATAGAATAAAGGATGATATTTTTAGTTTTATAAAAGAAATTGATGGATTAGATAATGAGATTTATCTTGATTATGTTGATGGAATTGAAGGATACAGAATAGAACCTTTATTGTTTCAGACTCAAAAAGAGAATTTGAAAAAATTAAAAATTACAGAAATAGAAAAAGCTTAA
- a CDS encoding YcdB/YcdC domain-containing protein — translation MKRKKIVSILLSLCISLSLMTSTAFAAELDSKNFEQAIVNVKSIVSISDDYKNFSHSSREISNGNNSVTVWDLEWETDDEKGGYISAKVDSYGNLCDYNNYNNKTDTSGLAKVSKEKAESTAKEFLGKAMPEFSKDMKLVNSNIYSDEYYFVYQQYVNDIPVNFIKVNVGVNKFTGEISSYSGLKPGTKKLDYPQVDNVIGIENAEKIYIDKIQNDLCYYSTYDYKEKKNNTVALYSFDSNKAVDAKSGEIVSLDNYRFNEYLDKNSGSNSVTEADSAGLSEVEKDEVNKVSGLISKEKAQEIINENSDLLSSMKIEDIVLRKTYRGDSYLWQLSFDGGNAEINASTGEIIGFYIYKPSESKENKVTKEEAKNKAEALLNRLAKDKFKQTKLIDDYDTSESSEYNFNYIREIDGKGYMSNVLSVSVDKNTGNIISYSNTWDNNISLPDISQAISKTDAFNKYNEPENFGLQYVLNENNTVGLVYNFSGEDMVYYIDSISGKKIDRWGNEYKSNKVPEYSDIQGHWCEKTVKELLDSGYYIPGDKFNPDTNISQINFFRYMLSLNASDYSDDELYNILIDRGIIKEEEKNTLGAVTNKDAAKFITRYLGYEKLATNSKIFNNQFKDSIDDEYLGYANICYGLDIIKGDSKGNFNGDKNMTNAEAAVYIYNLVSQNNKVYL, via the coding sequence ATGAAAAGAAAGAAGATTGTATCAATTTTGCTGAGTTTGTGTATATCACTATCGTTAATGACAAGTACGGCATTCGCAGCAGAATTAGACAGTAAGAATTTTGAACAAGCAATAGTAAATGTGAAATCAATAGTTTCAATTTCAGATGACTATAAAAATTTTTCACACTCATCAAGAGAAATTAGTAATGGAAATAATAGTGTAACTGTATGGGATTTAGAATGGGAAACAGATGATGAAAAGGGAGGATATATTTCAGCTAAAGTTGATTCATATGGAAATTTATGTGATTATAATAATTATAATAATAAAACTGATACATCAGGATTAGCTAAAGTAAGCAAAGAAAAAGCTGAAAGTACAGCAAAAGAATTTTTAGGAAAAGCTATGCCAGAGTTTTCAAAGGATATGAAGCTTGTAAATAGTAATATTTATAGTGATGAATATTATTTTGTATATCAACAGTATGTAAATGATATTCCGGTAAATTTTATTAAAGTTAATGTTGGAGTAAATAAATTTACAGGAGAAATATCTTCATATTCAGGTCTTAAACCAGGAACTAAAAAACTTGACTATCCTCAGGTTGATAATGTTATAGGTATTGAAAATGCAGAAAAAATATATATAGATAAGATTCAAAATGATTTATGTTATTATTCAACGTATGATTACAAAGAAAAAAAGAATAATACTGTTGCATTGTATTCATTTGATAGCAATAAAGCAGTTGATGCAAAGAGTGGTGAAATTGTAAGTTTAGATAACTATAGATTTAATGAATATTTAGATAAGAATTCTGGAAGTAACTCAGTAACGGAAGCTGATTCAGCAGGTTTGAGTGAAGTTGAAAAAGATGAAGTTAATAAGGTTTCAGGATTAATTTCAAAGGAAAAGGCACAAGAGATAATAAATGAAAATAGTGATTTATTATCTTCTATGAAAATAGAAGATATAGTACTTAGAAAAACATACAGAGGGGATTCTTACTTATGGCAACTAAGCTTTGATGGAGGAAATGCAGAAATAAATGCTTCCACAGGAGAAATTATTGGTTTTTATATTTATAAACCTTCTGAATCAAAAGAAAATAAAGTTACTAAGGAAGAGGCTAAAAATAAGGCAGAAGCATTATTAAATAGACTTGCAAAAGATAAGTTCAAACAAACAAAACTAATCGATGATTATGATACATCAGAATCATCTGAATATAATTTTAATTATATAAGAGAAATAGATGGAAAAGGATATATGAGTAATGTATTGAGTGTTTCAGTAGACAAAAACACAGGTAATATAATAAGTTATAGCAATACATGGGATAATAATATAAGCCTTCCAGACATAAGTCAGGCAATTTCTAAAACTGATGCATTTAATAAATATAATGAACCAGAAAATTTCGGTTTACAATATGTTCTTAATGAAAATAACACTGTAGGATTAGTTTATAACTTCTCAGGTGAAGATATGGTATATTATATCGATTCTATATCTGGTAAAAAGATTGATAGATGGGGAAATGAATATAAATCAAATAAAGTTCCAGAGTACAGCGATATTCAAGGGCATTGGTGTGAAAAAACCGTAAAAGAACTTTTAGATAGTGGATATTATATCCCAGGAGATAAATTTAATCCAGACACAAATATAAGTCAGATTAACTTTTTTAGATATATGTTATCTTTAAATGCTTCTGATTATTCTGATGATGAGTTATATAATATACTTATTGATAGAGGAATAATTAAAGAAGAAGAAAAAAATACTTTAGGGGCTGTAACTAATAAAGATGCTGCAAAATTTATAACAAGGTATCTTGGGTATGAAAAATTGGCTACTAATTCTAAGATTTTTAATAATCAGTTTAAAGATTCAATTGATGACGAATATTTAGGATATGCAAATATATGTTATGGATTAGACATTATTAAGGGTGACTCAAAAGGAAACTTTAATGGTGATAAAAATATGACTAATGCAGAAGCTGCAGTATATATTTATAATTTAGTTTCTCAGAATAATAAAGTATATCTATAG
- a CDS encoding TIGR03936 family radical SAM-associated protein translates to MRYLVKFTKEENIKFISHLDVLKTIQKNIRRAELPIEYSQGFNPHMTTSIAQPLSVGVYSSGEYLDMVLVDEMNEDEIIARLNATAPGGIKYISALAIPYKEGEKKVPQAMAMIDGARYTIKVKYSDVSSLEEEIKKILQKDEWNIIKKTKKGEKETNIKAMIKEFKFWVKDNSLVMNTLISTGSREHLSADLLVKYIQENTSNAITDSFVDVKREEMYFYKNDKLVPLYKCV, encoded by the coding sequence GTGCGATACTTAGTTAAATTTACAAAAGAAGAAAACATTAAATTTATATCCCACTTAGATGTACTAAAAACAATTCAAAAAAATATAAGAAGAGCGGAGCTACCAATAGAATATTCACAAGGATTTAATCCTCATATGACTACATCTATTGCACAGCCATTATCTGTTGGAGTATATTCAAGTGGTGAATATCTTGATATGGTTTTAGTTGATGAAATGAATGAAGATGAAATTATTGCAAGATTAAATGCTACAGCGCCAGGCGGAATTAAGTACATAAGTGCTCTTGCTATTCCTTATAAAGAAGGAGAAAAAAAAGTGCCACAAGCTATGGCAATGATTGATGGAGCAAGATACACAATAAAAGTTAAGTATTCTGATGTTTCAAGCTTAGAAGAAGAAATAAAAAAAATACTACAAAAAGATGAGTGGAACATTATAAAGAAAACTAAAAAGGGTGAAAAAGAAACAAATATTAAAGCAATGATTAAAGAATTCAAATTTTGGGTTAAAGATAATTCTTTAGTTATGAATACATTAATAAGCACTGGAAGTAGAGAACATTTAAGTGCAGATTTATTAGTTAAATATATTCAAGAAAATACAAGCAATGCTATTACAGATTCATTTGTTGATGTTAAGAGAGAAGAAATGTATTTTTATAAAAATGACAAGTTAGTACCTCTTTACAAATGTGTGTAA
- the rpmA gene encoding 50S ribosomal protein L27: MLIMNLQLFAHKKGVGSTKNGRDSESKRLGVKSADGQFVLAGNILVRQRGTKIHPGENVGRGKDDTLFAKIDGVVKFERLGRDKKKASVYPVNVEAIAE, encoded by the coding sequence ATGCTAATTATGAACCTTCAATTATTCGCTCATAAAAAAGGGGTAGGTAGTACTAAGAACGGAAGAGACTCTGAATCTAAGAGATTAGGAGTTAAATCTGCTGACGGACAATTTGTTCTTGCTGGAAACATTCTTGTAAGACAAAGAGGTACTAAAATTCATCCAGGTGAAAATGTTGGAAGAGGTAAAGACGATACTTTATTTGCTAAGATCGATGGAGTTGTTAAATTCGAAAGACTTGGTAGAGATAAGAAGAAAGCAAGTGTTTACCCAGTAAACGTTGAAGCAATAGCTGAATAA
- a CDS encoding ribosomal-processing cysteine protease Prp translates to MVKVKVREKSNKIIGFVINGHALSDDRDFSSDSALVGEAFDLICNSVAVLSQSVIIGIDEVLKLNCTYEMKDGYLNLDLQDFTSEEIEKTQVLLRTFEKSLESVILGFDALVGKKKRMEYITLIKEEV, encoded by the coding sequence ATGGTTAAAGTAAAAGTTAGAGAAAAGAGTAACAAAATCATTGGTTTCGTAATTAATGGTCACGCATTATCTGATGATAGAGATTTTTCAAGTGATTCTGCTCTCGTAGGAGAAGCATTTGACTTAATATGTAACAGTGTTGCAGTTTTATCACAGAGTGTAATCATTGGTATTGATGAGGTGTTAAAACTAAATTGTACATACGAAATGAAAGATGGATACTTAAATCTTGATCTTCAGGATTTTACTTCTGAAGAAATAGAAAAAACTCAAGTTTTACTAAGGACTTTTGAGAAGAGCCTAGAAAGTGTCATTTTAGGTTTCGATGCATTAGTTGGAAAAAAGAAACGTATGGAATATATAACTTTAATAAAAGAGGAGGTGTAG
- a CDS encoding TIGR03960 family B12-binding radical SAM protein, protein MNRVSDDILFKVEKPARYIGGELNEIIKDPKEVDIRFAFCFPDVYEVGMSHLGSRILYHTINLREDTYCERTFAPWPDMEELMRENDIPLFTLETKDALNDFDILGFTLQYEMSYTNVLNMLDMCNIPIRASERSENDPIVMAGGPCAYNPEPLYDIVDFFEIGEGEEMMNDVLDVYKKYKGKGKKKEFLREIAKIEGIYVPSLYDVVYNEDGTIKSFEPKFEDVPKTVKKRIINNYTKVQFPTDIIVPYTEIVHDRVVLELFRGCTNGCRFCQAGMIYRPVREKTKEDLLDLTRELIKNTGYEEVSLSSLSTCDYSDIKGLVDDLMNEHEEKRVGVALPSIRVDAFSVDILKSIQKVRKTGLTFAPEAGSQRMRDIINKGLTEEKILDAATSAFESGWKTLKLYFMVGLPYEELDDCRGIGELAEKIVYRYKTAKKENNNKGLRLTVSTSILVPKPFTPFQWAPMARIEDVNQKINAVKDSIKSKCIVYNYHEQKTSVMESVFARGDRRLCDVLIKAFEKGARFDGWNQYFKYDIWQESLKECGLNEDFYAFRERSYDEILPWDFIDIGVNRKYLERENEKAKKAELTQNCRKGCTGCGVNVNFKEGECFEGAILS, encoded by the coding sequence ATGAACAGAGTTTCAGATGATATTTTATTTAAGGTTGAAAAGCCGGCAAGATACATAGGCGGAGAATTAAATGAAATTATTAAAGATCCCAAAGAAGTTGATATAAGATTTGCCTTTTGTTTTCCTGACGTTTATGAAGTTGGTATGTCTCATTTAGGAAGCAGAATTTTATATCATACAATAAATTTAAGAGAAGATACATATTGTGAAAGAACATTTGCACCATGGCCTGACATGGAAGAGTTAATGAGAGAAAATGATATCCCATTATTTACTCTTGAAACTAAAGATGCTTTAAATGATTTTGATATATTAGGATTTACACTTCAATATGAAATGAGTTATACAAATGTATTAAATATGCTTGATATGTGTAATATTCCAATAAGAGCATCAGAAAGAAGCGAAAATGACCCTATAGTTATGGCTGGAGGTCCTTGTGCTTATAATCCTGAACCTTTATATGATATTGTTGATTTCTTCGAAATTGGTGAAGGCGAAGAAATGATGAATGATGTTTTAGATGTTTATAAAAAATATAAAGGTAAAGGAAAGAAAAAAGAGTTCTTAAGAGAAATTGCAAAGATCGAAGGTATATACGTTCCTTCATTATATGATGTTGTTTATAATGAAGATGGAACAATAAAATCTTTTGAACCTAAGTTTGAAGATGTTCCAAAGACAGTTAAAAAGAGAATAATAAATAATTATACTAAAGTTCAATTTCCTACAGATATAATAGTTCCATATACAGAAATAGTTCATGACAGAGTAGTATTAGAATTATTCAGAGGATGTACAAACGGATGTAGATTCTGTCAAGCAGGAATGATTTATAGACCAGTAAGAGAAAAAACAAAAGAAGATTTATTAGATCTTACAAGAGAGTTAATTAAAAACACGGGTTATGAAGAAGTATCACTTTCATCATTAAGTACATGTGACTATTCGGATATAAAAGGATTAGTAGATGATTTAATGAATGAGCATGAAGAAAAAAGAGTTGGTGTTGCCCTTCCATCAATAAGAGTAGATGCATTTTCAGTAGATATTTTAAAGAGCATTCAAAAGGTAAGAAAGACTGGTTTAACTTTTGCTCCTGAAGCTGGTTCTCAAAGAATGAGAGATATTATAAATAAAGGACTTACAGAAGAAAAAATATTAGATGCAGCTACAAGTGCATTTGAATCTGGATGGAAGACTCTTAAGCTTTACTTTATGGTAGGTCTTCCTTATGAAGAATTAGATGACTGTAGAGGTATTGGTGAACTTGCAGAAAAAATAGTTTATAGATATAAGACTGCTAAAAAGGAAAATAACAATAAGGGATTAAGACTTACAGTAAGTACATCAATATTAGTTCCAAAGCCATTTACACCATTCCAATGGGCTCCTATGGCTAGAATTGAAGATGTAAATCAAAAAATTAATGCTGTTAAGGATTCTATAAAGAGTAAGTGCATAGTTTATAACTATCATGAACAAAAAACATCAGTTATGGAGTCAGTATTTGCAAGAGGCGATAGAAGATTATGTGACGTTTTAATAAAAGCATTTGAAAAAGGTGCTAGATTTGATGGATGGAATCAATATTTCAAATATGATATATGGCAGGAATCATTAAAAGAATGTGGTTTAAATGAAGATTTCTATGCATTTAGAGAAAGATCATATGATGAAATTCTTCCTTGGGATTTCATTGATATTGGAGTTAATAGAAAATATCTTGAAAGAGAAAATGAAAAAGCTAAAAAAGCAGAATTAACTCAAAACTGTAGAAAAGGTTGTACAGGATGTGGAGTTAACGTAAACTTTAAGGAAGGAGAGTGCTTTGAAGGTGCGATACTTAGTTAA
- a CDS encoding site-2 protease family protein → MKKWIVILLVEFLALMWIADFQASVIISFLWIILHEFSHILTAKRFGCTFNKINISIWGVKADLIDFDELLEKDKLVVYLAGPVFNITMSIVLFCLYSVFKLNYLKSSIIINLCLGAFNLLPAYPLDGARILEILLSKKFLYKKSKKITECISIIISGVLFILFNIMLLLHKVNISLFLASILMGYTTFLEKEKTMYIIMDDMIKKVRRLKKYNYMENKSISVYYKKGLVNVLTLVDKNKFNSFYILDDDMRLITIIHEDELIMALKEYGNITLEDYIKIRNNH, encoded by the coding sequence ATGAAAAAATGGATTGTGATTTTATTAGTTGAATTCCTAGCACTTATGTGGATTGCAGATTTTCAAGCGTCAGTTATAATTAGCTTTTTATGGATAATACTACATGAATTTTCACATATTTTAACAGCAAAGAGATTTGGATGTACATTTAATAAAATAAATATCAGCATTTGGGGCGTAAAAGCTGATTTAATTGATTTTGATGAATTATTAGAAAAGGATAAGTTAGTAGTTTATTTGGCAGGTCCTGTTTTTAATATTACTATGAGTATAGTCTTATTTTGCTTATATAGTGTGTTTAAATTAAATTATTTAAAAAGCAGTATAATTATAAATCTTTGCTTAGGTGCATTTAACTTATTACCTGCTTACCCATTAGACGGGGCAAGAATTTTAGAAATATTATTATCTAAGAAATTTTTGTATAAGAAATCAAAAAAAATTACAGAATGTATTAGTATTATTATTTCAGGAGTATTATTTATTTTATTTAATATAATGCTTTTATTACATAAGGTAAACATAAGCTTATTTCTAGCATCCATATTAATGGGGTATACTACTTTTTTGGAAAAGGAAAAGACAATGTATATAATTATGGATGATATGATCAAAAAGGTAAGAAGACTAAAAAAGTATAATTATATGGAAAATAAATCTATTTCCGTATACTATAAAAAAGGTCTTGTTAATGTTTTAACACTTGTTGATAAGAATAAGTTTAATAGTTTTTACATTCTTGACGATGATATGAGGCTTATTACAATAATACATGAAGATGAACTTATTATGGCTTTAAAGGAGTATGGGAATATTACTTTAGAAGATTATATTAAAATAAGAAATAACCATTGA